In Armatimonadota bacterium, a single genomic region encodes these proteins:
- the typA gene encoding translational GTPase TypA, with protein MSPKIRNIGIIAHVDHGKTTLVDAIFKQAGLFRENQHMANRVMDSNDLEREKGITILSKVASVQYLGTKINIVDTPGHADFGGEVERVLSMVDSVLLVVDANEGPMPQTRFVLKKAFQNGLKPLVFINKIDRENARPDYAYDKTLDLFIDLGGDDVDLEFPVLYGSGAGGYARATPEGTETDMKLLFDMIVENVPEPRVEREGSFRLQVNNLDYSEYLGRMFGGKVLRGEVKVGDRVEMLREGMTKKAGFNVTKLWTYEGIQLKETESVAAGEIAMLAGLDNVLISDTIAHNDTSEALPAIKVEPSTLSMNFYANNSPLSGKDGGKFLTIHKIRERVEKEEAVSVSVKIDNTAATDTVKTQARGELQLAILIETMRREGYEMQISRPQVIYKKDDNGKIEEPYEIATLEVPEDAVGSVMEEMSRRKGDLLDLRVNDNGTQSLEYSVPTRGLIGFRSTFLTLSRGLGLISSLFDGYKPYKGEVASRTQGSLISKDPGKITRYAYEDVQERGTLFYPVQTEVYAGMIVGACSRDEDMIVNCTREKAANNIRSANSEATSVLDSHKDFSLEQALAWLRDDELLEVTPKQLRFRKKVLDHSERRVSERRAEVLV; from the coding sequence ATGTCCCCCAAAATTCGGAACATTGGCATTATCGCGCACGTCGATCACGGCAAGACGACGCTCGTCGACGCCATTTTCAAGCAGGCGGGACTTTTCCGAGAGAACCAGCACATGGCGAATCGCGTCATGGATAGCAACGACCTTGAGCGCGAAAAGGGCATTACCATCCTTTCCAAGGTCGCCTCAGTTCAGTATTTGGGAACCAAGATCAACATCGTTGACACTCCCGGCCACGCCGACTTCGGCGGCGAAGTCGAGCGAGTTCTCAGCATGGTTGATAGCGTCCTTCTCGTCGTCGACGCAAACGAGGGCCCGATGCCCCAAACCCGCTTCGTTCTGAAGAAAGCCTTCCAGAACGGCCTCAAGCCACTCGTTTTTATCAACAAGATCGACCGCGAAAACGCTCGACCTGATTACGCCTACGACAAGACTCTCGACCTCTTCATCGACCTCGGCGGCGACGACGTTGACCTCGAATTCCCGGTCCTCTACGGCTCAGGTGCTGGCGGCTATGCCCGAGCAACTCCGGAAGGAACCGAGACCGATATGAAGCTCCTGTTCGACATGATCGTCGAAAACGTTCCGGAGCCTCGCGTTGAGCGAGAAGGCTCGTTCCGACTCCAGGTGAACAACCTCGATTACAGCGAGTACCTCGGTCGAATGTTCGGCGGAAAGGTTCTCCGTGGCGAAGTCAAAGTCGGCGACCGCGTCGAAATGCTCCGCGAAGGCATGACCAAGAAAGCCGGTTTCAACGTCACCAAGCTCTGGACGTACGAGGGAATCCAGCTCAAGGAAACCGAATCCGTCGCCGCTGGCGAGATCGCAATGCTCGCTGGTCTCGACAACGTCCTGATCTCCGATACCATCGCTCACAACGACACCAGCGAAGCCCTCCCCGCCATTAAGGTCGAGCCAAGCACCCTGTCGATGAACTTTTACGCCAACAACTCCCCGCTCAGCGGAAAGGACGGCGGTAAATTCCTCACCATCCACAAGATTCGCGAGCGAGTCGAGAAAGAAGAAGCCGTTTCGGTTTCGGTCAAGATTGACAACACTGCCGCCACCGACACCGTCAAGACCCAAGCCCGAGGCGAACTCCAACTCGCGATCCTCATCGAAACGATGCGCCGAGAAGGCTACGAGATGCAGATCTCGCGACCACAAGTTATCTACAAGAAGGACGATAACGGCAAGATCGAAGAGCCTTACGAGATCGCGACCCTCGAAGTCCCCGAGGACGCAGTTGGTTCGGTCATGGAAGAAATGAGCCGCCGAAAGGGCGACCTGCTCGACCTGCGCGTCAACGACAACGGCACCCAATCGCTCGAATACTCCGTCCCAACTCGTGGTCTCATCGGCTTCCGATCCACCTTCTTGACCCTCTCGCGCGGCCTTGGTTTAATCTCTTCCTTGTTCGACGGCTACAAGCCATATAAGGGCGAAGTTGCCAGCCGGACCCAAGGTTCCTTGATCAGCAAGGATCCGGGCAAGATCACGCGATACGCCTACGAGGACGTCCAGGAGCGCGGAACCCTGTTCTACCCAGTCCAGACCGAAGTCTACGCCGGAATGATCGTCGGAGCCTGTAGCCGCGACGAAGACATGATCGTTAACTGCACGAGGGAAAAGGCCGCGAACAACATCCGCTCCGCTAACTCGGAAGCCACCTCGGTTCTGGACTCGCACAAGGACTTCTCGCTTGAGCAAGCTCTCGCCTGGCTCCGCGACGACGAGCTTCTTGAGGTCACGCCGAAGCAGCTTCGTTTCCGAAAAAAGGTCCTCGACCACTCCGAGCGCCGAGTCTCCGAACGGCGTGCCGAAGTCCTGGTCTAA
- a CDS encoding DUF3084 domain-containing protein, with protein MDGVATGFIVLMIALGGISAFVADILGYKIGKKRLSLWHIRPKYIARASVTITGMLIPLITVLLLAASSAEFRTWVTRGRKAVQELKQKEDEVQAKNTLLRETNQSLKSSQDLLTNSKKKQEELNKSLEQKKKEAAAQIARADLLKKTIDSQQGQLSRLSSAVSRAESSIRRFQSESVSFRKQSAAARITLDATKSLLSKEQAGLRVIRQSLEATTKQRDAADAAKTQALSDYNNLNARNLDIQKNNDLLTKNLTELRQQLPTLMAEIETLKGDKESANKDLSDLVRQIKDSQDVLEQVRKENSNYAAFSRTSTVAIGKGEELARIIVPSSLTSDEARNLLRSLIRSAKTVAASKGAQPDPAYPFPGEAGLLRIVNRLEIPQSEVEDFWVKQITPSNATRVLVARSTWNRFVGEPVTLDLTFYPNPVVFQQGDVIAEGRADGRNSDIEVFAEIRDFVRVYVNAKAKRVKMVPIQSRDGETFGELDPGQLLSTIRTVRSTNRLLRLQAVARKDIRAGDKLEFDLVVR; from the coding sequence ATGGACGGCGTCGCAACCGGATTCATAGTTCTGATGATCGCGCTTGGCGGAATATCCGCCTTTGTCGCCGACATTCTCGGCTACAAAATCGGCAAAAAGCGCCTTTCGCTTTGGCACATCCGCCCCAAATACATCGCCCGTGCAAGCGTCACGATCACGGGAATGCTCATACCGCTCATCACCGTGTTGCTCCTTGCTGCCTCCAGTGCAGAGTTCCGAACCTGGGTCACCCGAGGGCGCAAAGCGGTCCAGGAATTGAAACAAAAAGAGGACGAAGTTCAAGCCAAAAACACCTTGCTCCGCGAGACGAATCAGTCTCTGAAAAGTAGTCAGGACCTCCTAACCAATAGCAAAAAGAAGCAAGAGGAGCTCAACAAGTCGCTTGAACAGAAGAAGAAGGAGGCCGCCGCGCAGATCGCCAGAGCAGACCTCCTGAAGAAGACGATTGACAGCCAGCAAGGTCAGCTTAGTCGGCTGAGCTCTGCTGTCAGCCGAGCAGAATCCTCGATTCGCCGGTTCCAAAGTGAAAGCGTCAGTTTCCGCAAGCAAAGCGCCGCCGCAAGGATTACCCTAGATGCCACGAAATCCTTGCTTTCCAAAGAGCAAGCCGGACTCAGGGTCATTCGTCAAAGCCTAGAAGCGACAACGAAACAACGCGACGCTGCCGACGCCGCAAAGACGCAGGCCCTGAGCGACTACAACAACCTGAATGCTCGTAATCTTGATATCCAAAAGAACAACGACCTTCTCACCAAGAACCTCACTGAACTGAGGCAACAGCTACCGACCCTGATGGCCGAAATTGAGACGCTCAAAGGCGACAAGGAATCCGCAAACAAGGATCTATCCGATCTCGTTCGGCAGATCAAAGATAGCCAGGACGTGCTCGAGCAAGTTCGCAAAGAGAACAGCAATTATGCAGCGTTCTCACGGACGTCGACGGTCGCAATCGGCAAAGGCGAAGAGCTGGCCCGGATCATCGTCCCATCAAGCCTCACCTCTGATGAGGCTCGAAACTTGCTCCGCTCGCTCATCCGTTCGGCTAAAACTGTAGCCGCATCAAAAGGTGCCCAGCCTGATCCGGCCTATCCGTTTCCTGGGGAGGCTGGCCTTCTGAGAATTGTCAATCGTCTGGAAATCCCGCAGAGTGAAGTCGAGGATTTCTGGGTCAAGCAGATCACACCGTCCAACGCAACCCGAGTTCTTGTCGCCAGGTCAACTTGGAACCGCTTTGTCGGCGAACCAGTCACGCTAGATCTCACCTTCTATCCCAATCCGGTCGTCTTCCAACAGGGTGATGTCATCGCCGAGGGCCGCGCTGATGGCCGCAACTCGGATATCGAGGTCTTCGCCGAAATCCGCGATTTCGTTCGCGTCTACGTCAACGCGAAGGCCAAGCGGGTGAAAATGGTTCCGATCCAGAGTCGAGACGGCGAAACCTTTGGTGAACTTGATCCAGGCCAGCTTCTCAGCACAATCCGCACTGTGCGCTCCACAAACCGCCTCCTGAGGCTCCAAGCCGTCGCCCGCAAAGACATCCGGGCGGGAGATAAACTGGAGTTCGACCTTGTGGTGCGCTAG
- a CDS encoding LptF/LptG family permease, with product MKKVDRLIISELFGPWLMGVAMFSTLLLAATSLDKITNLIVGGASPALVAKITLLVVPPTLINTFAMATLLGSLLAFGRLSNDSEIVALRAGGASMYRIMVPVGIFTLFVACVTYILNDTLVPYATKQAESLIQEASKVASSQSKQPTFNVQEENGEVTLTIQALDFSLENRTLTNVTIIGWDKERKPTFTMFADQLRFNDRKDWRIIGASKLISTDGRDRTDFKEGIWPGQLPQIAATPEEIVAQKIKNPDYFTSGELREQIAKAKITNSLLPAEVRDREYWLWNKLAIPLAAFVFGVLGATLGIRSHRAGTGAGFALAIIIMFTYQTIARFMNQWAMGGVIPPMAAAFTPLALGLGIAGLIMWRRNNA from the coding sequence ATGAAAAAGGTTGATCGCCTCATCATCTCCGAACTTTTCGGCCCCTGGCTCATGGGGGTCGCGATGTTTTCTACCTTGTTGCTTGCGGCTACCTCGCTCGACAAGATCACAAACCTGATAGTCGGCGGAGCCTCCCCCGCTCTCGTCGCCAAAATTACCCTCCTCGTTGTCCCGCCCACGCTCATCAACACCTTCGCGATGGCGACCCTATTGGGTTCTCTGCTGGCCTTCGGACGCCTTTCAAACGACTCTGAAATCGTTGCTCTTCGAGCGGGAGGCGCGAGCATGTACAGGATCATGGTTCCGGTGGGAATCTTCACCCTGTTCGTCGCCTGCGTCACCTACATCCTCAACGACACACTCGTCCCCTACGCTACAAAGCAGGCTGAAAGCCTTATCCAAGAGGCCTCAAAAGTCGCATCGAGTCAGTCCAAGCAACCCACATTCAATGTTCAAGAGGAAAACGGAGAGGTGACGCTTACCATCCAGGCCCTCGACTTCTCGCTTGAGAATCGAACCCTGACCAATGTGACCATCATCGGATGGGACAAAGAGCGAAAGCCGACCTTTACGATGTTCGCCGACCAGCTTCGATTTAACGACCGCAAAGATTGGCGCATCATCGGCGCTAGCAAGTTGATCAGCACCGATGGGCGCGACCGAACTGACTTCAAAGAAGGCATCTGGCCGGGACAGCTACCCCAGATCGCTGCTACCCCCGAAGAAATCGTCGCGCAGAAGATCAAGAATCCCGACTACTTCACCTCTGGTGAGCTCCGCGAGCAAATAGCAAAGGCCAAGATCACTAACTCATTACTCCCGGCCGAAGTTCGAGATAGAGAATATTGGCTCTGGAACAAACTCGCTATTCCCCTCGCCGCGTTTGTTTTTGGCGTTCTTGGTGCTACTCTTGGTATTAGAAGTCACCGTGCGGGCACCGGAGCCGGCTTCGCGCTCGCGATTATCATCATGTTCACCTACCAAACCATTGCTCGGTTTATGAACCAGTGGGCAATGGGCGGCGTGATTCCTCCGATGGCGGCAGCATTTACCCCGTTGGCGCTGGGTCTGGGAATCGCTGGTCTAATCATGTGGCGGAGGAACAACGCTTAA
- a CDS encoding antibiotic biosynthesis monooxygenase, translating into MSVEKPEITFAVLYRWRLVPGSEAVFKDSWAKVTEQLKTRGGRGSRLHKAEDGTWYAYAQWPSAKAREEAVAEPSDAELGRGMSESIAERFDEIRLEIVADFLD; encoded by the coding sequence ATGAGTGTGGAAAAGCCGGAAATCACATTTGCCGTTCTTTACCGCTGGCGTCTGGTGCCAGGTTCAGAAGCAGTGTTCAAGGACTCATGGGCGAAAGTCACAGAGCAGCTAAAGACTCGCGGTGGTAGAGGGTCAAGGCTACACAAAGCTGAAGATGGGACTTGGTATGCGTACGCCCAATGGCCTTCTGCGAAAGCGCGCGAGGAGGCAGTCGCAGAACCGTCCGATGCTGAATTGGGCAGAGGAATGTCCGAGTCAATTGCAGAGCGCTTTGATGAGATTCGATTGGAGATCGTAGCCGATTTTCTGGACTAG
- a CDS encoding pre-16S rRNA-processing nuclease YqgF: MTPKTVLSIDPGTSKCGLALVQRESNGTINMLWHDVVPIDSVLVKLHEAYIVHEFHLVILGDSTGSKQVKTAIRRHLPSMGLLVIDEKETTIQARERYWESNPRTGWRKLLPASLQVPPEPYDDFAALVLAERVLSEG; the protein is encoded by the coding sequence ATGACTCCCAAAACCGTCCTGAGTATTGATCCCGGCACCAGCAAATGCGGTCTTGCCCTGGTCCAACGCGAGTCCAACGGCACCATCAACATGCTCTGGCACGACGTTGTTCCTATCGACAGCGTCCTCGTCAAACTCCACGAAGCCTACATCGTCCACGAGTTCCATCTCGTGATTCTTGGGGATTCGACCGGCTCTAAGCAAGTCAAAACCGCGATTCGTCGGCACCTGCCTTCGATGGGTCTCCTTGTTATTGATGAGAAGGAGACGACGATTCAAGCTCGCGAACGTTACTGGGAGTCCAACCCACGTACCGGGTGGCGGAAGCTACTGCCCGCCTCGCTCCAGGTACCGCCCGAGCCGTACGATGACTTCGCGGCCCTAGTTCTGGCAGAGCGGGTTTTGAGCGAGGGCTAG
- the lptB gene encoding LPS export ABC transporter ATP-binding protein, giving the protein MKITAENLQKRYKGRTVVRGVTFSVSTGEIVGLLGPNGAGKTTSFYMTVGLVKPNGGKVSLDDKDITKWPMYKRARSGVGYLPQETSVFRKLSVRDNLLLVLELAGKSRKEQQDKVKELADELHINHILDAQAGVLSGGERRRVEIARAMATEPKFILLDEPFTGIDPVTIEEIQNILFRLKERGIGILITDHNVAATLRITDRNYILIDGQIVAEGDRKQVAEDPMVRKHYLGNQLSDDLSEDYKDDKPDEKG; this is encoded by the coding sequence TTGAAGATCACCGCCGAGAACCTGCAGAAGCGATACAAGGGCCGCACAGTTGTGCGGGGCGTCACCTTCTCAGTCTCCACAGGCGAAATTGTCGGCCTGCTAGGTCCCAACGGAGCCGGTAAAACAACGTCGTTCTACATGACGGTCGGCTTGGTGAAGCCAAACGGCGGCAAAGTCTCGCTAGACGATAAAGACATCACCAAATGGCCAATGTACAAGCGGGCCCGTTCCGGCGTCGGATACTTGCCCCAGGAGACCTCGGTCTTCCGCAAACTCTCGGTTCGAGACAACTTGTTACTCGTTCTTGAGCTCGCTGGAAAGAGTCGCAAAGAGCAGCAAGACAAAGTCAAGGAGCTCGCCGACGAGCTTCACATTAACCACATTCTCGACGCGCAAGCCGGGGTTCTCTCGGGTGGAGAGCGTCGCCGAGTCGAAATCGCAAGAGCGATGGCGACTGAGCCCAAATTCATCCTCCTTGACGAGCCGTTCACCGGTATCGATCCAGTCACCATCGAAGAGATTCAGAACATTCTGTTCCGCCTCAAAGAGCGCGGCATCGGGATCCTGATCACCGACCACAACGTCGCCGCTACACTGCGAATCACCGACCGAAACTACATTCTCATCGACGGCCAGATCGTCGCTGAGGGCGACCGCAAACAGGTCGCCGAAGACCCGATGGTTCGCAAGCACTACCTCGGAAACCAGCTCAGCGACGACCTTTCGGAAGACTACAAAGACGACAAACCCGATGAAAAAGGTTGA
- the rlmN gene encoding 23S rRNA (adenine(2503)-C(2))-methyltransferase RlmN — MEAKNTCLVGNTCSEIQNLLGERANAKLRSKQIAGHLYKRAVDSFEAMLDLPTDLRADLTENFQVQPLEVATHKTSTDGVDKLLVHNGDHQVYECVLLPYEGRVSCCLSSQVGCPMGCTFCATGLGGFDRNLTAGEIVGQYLMLQRLTKERISHVVFMGMGEPLLNLKNLLKAMRILHDEVGLSYRHITVSTVGLVPQIRELAKEKLPIHLALSLHSPLDEVRDKLMPVNHKWPVREVVGAMRDYQAATGRKVTFEYLLINEVNDTPEQARALIPLLKGMPNVVNLIPFNWVDTGQGFSRPSNERIRTFRGILQNAGVNVTQRVERGHDIAAACGQLAGQHKGKFANRAKGEPLKSLPLAP; from the coding sequence ATGGAGGCGAAAAACACTTGTCTGGTTGGCAACACTTGCAGTGAAATTCAAAACCTCCTCGGGGAACGAGCGAACGCAAAACTCCGCTCAAAACAAATCGCGGGTCACCTTTACAAACGTGCAGTCGACTCGTTCGAAGCCATGCTGGACCTTCCCACCGACCTGCGCGCTGACCTCACTGAGAACTTTCAGGTTCAACCTCTCGAAGTCGCAACTCATAAAACTTCAACCGACGGCGTCGACAAACTCCTTGTTCACAACGGGGACCACCAAGTGTATGAGTGCGTTCTGCTTCCGTACGAGGGCCGTGTCTCGTGTTGCCTCAGTAGCCAGGTTGGCTGCCCAATGGGCTGCACGTTCTGTGCGACCGGCCTTGGGGGATTTGACCGGAACTTGACCGCCGGTGAGATTGTTGGGCAGTATCTGATGCTCCAGCGGCTGACTAAAGAGCGCATCTCACACGTCGTATTCATGGGCATGGGCGAACCCTTACTCAACCTCAAAAACCTCTTGAAGGCGATGCGAATCCTTCACGATGAAGTGGGTCTTAGCTACCGCCACATCACCGTGTCGACCGTCGGTCTCGTTCCCCAGATCCGTGAGCTAGCCAAAGAAAAGCTCCCAATCCACCTAGCGCTCAGTCTCCACTCACCCCTCGACGAAGTACGCGACAAGCTCATGCCTGTCAATCACAAGTGGCCAGTACGCGAAGTCGTCGGCGCAATGCGCGATTATCAAGCTGCTACCGGACGCAAGGTTACGTTTGAGTACCTGCTCATCAACGAGGTCAATGACACTCCGGAACAGGCCCGCGCACTCATCCCGCTTCTCAAGGGAATGCCAAACGTTGTCAACCTCATTCCGTTCAACTGGGTCGACACCGGTCAGGGTTTCTCACGACCTTCGAATGAGAGAATTCGCACATTTCGGGGCATCCTCCAAAATGCCGGAGTGAACGTCACGCAGCGCGTCGAGCGCGGCCACGATATCGCCGCGGCTTGCGGACAACTCGCCGGACAACACAAAGGCAAATTCGCCAACCGAGCCAAGGGGGAGCCATTAAAATCGCTGCCGCTTGCTCCTTAA